A stretch of DNA from Spirosoma endbachense:
TGACTGTAATGGATGTTGTGCCGAACTGTTGCCTGAATTTATCCGCTAAATCCTGTAGTTTGTCTTCGCTGCGGGCTACCAATACGAGATTATAGCCATCCCTGGCAAACAAGGTCGCCAATTCTCGTCCGATACCGCTTGATGCCCCAGTAATAAGGGCTGTTTTTCCAGTTTCCGTCGTCATGGTTGAGTAAACTAATTAGGTTTCTATTAGTCAACCCGACGGTAATAAAGTTGTTTGGTGATCGTGGTCAATAGTTAATTGGGCTAATCAGCAGAAGCAGAATCGAGTTAGCTCAATTAACTATCGACACAATTAGGTACGTTACTTCACAACGACTTTCACATCAATTTTGCGGAGGGCAGGGCGGACTATACCGGACGTGTCATTCTTAGGTACGCCAGTACCGCGTCCAATGGCGTCGATCCGGACGAAATCGATGCCTGATGACATCAGTTGCTGTTTGATTTGATTGACACGCTTGAAGGATAAGCTTTTGTTGGTAGTGCCAGTGCCCAACTGTGCATCATTTGCATAACCGACGAGCTGAATTTGTAACTGTGGATATGTTTTCAGCAAGGTTGCCAGCTCGCCTATAGTTGCCTGTGAGCCAGCCGTCAATGATAGGGAACCTGGATAAAAAGATACGCCTGCCAGCGGGAAAATTTTACCCTTTGGCAACGCTGCATTACCGAGGTAGGGCGTCATCAGCTGAGTCAGATTTCCTGCCAGTGCACCCGGTTGCGCGGGCGATACGGCTGTGGCTGCAGTAGGGGGTGTTACTTTGGGTTTCGGTTTCGCCGTCGTATCGATCGGTACGGCTAATGACCGGGTTACCGTATCTGCCTGGATCGTATCGCTCGTGATTGTTGTCACGTCGCTTGCTTCTTCTGACGTTGCCGAATGGTTTTTGGTGTTCTGGAATACATAATAACCACCAATACCAAGAGCCACAGCCAGCAGGGCACCCATTCCCCATTTAGTCAATGCGCCGTTATCAGTATCTGATTCATCGACAGGGTCATAGCTTACGGAGGGTCGATTAACCGTAGCTGTTGATCGTGCTGTTGAGCCGGACCCATTCGAAACAGAACGGCCGGGGCCCTCTGTCACGTTGCGTCGGGCCGGAGTTGCCAGACCGCTTACAACCTGCTGAAGACCAACCTTTTCGACGAGCCGGGGCATAAACTCTTCTGGCACTGCATTGACGAATGCTTCCCGTTCTGTGAACAGCGAAGCAGCCAGGCCATCGGCATCTAGTTTTCTGTCTTTTACCTGTTTGCCCAATACATGCAAAACAATGGTGCTCGTAAGGCCTAACAGCGAAATTGCCGATGAGTTACGAATGCCTGCGTAACCAGAAATCATACTACCAATCGAGCTTTTCATGGCCGGTAGCAAATGACTGATCACTTCATCACCCTGCGTGATTAGTGCGTTGGTTTGGCTGGGATCACGTAAAACGGTGGCCAGATTATCGGTTAGAGTACCGTCGTAACGGCCTTTCTGAATATGGTTAAAGAGCTGATTGACACCAATTTCGGTTGTAGTCCGTTTCATCAGACCACCAACAATTGTATACACAAGGCCATTGACAGCCTTGTTCGTTTTTTCGGTCGGCTCGTCAACATAGGAGGCAATCCGTGTCAGAACGTCCGAATTCAGTACTTCATTTAACGTGGCAAACAAATTCATATAAAAAGTTTCAATCAGGCAGAAAGTGGGGGCTCTTACTTACATCACATCCGAAAACTAGCACAAAAATGCCCCAGGGGATTTTACCCCGGCGATAAAATTAGGGAAGGTTTAGCAAAGGTCGCATAAGACTTCAGGATAAAATTCCTGATTTTATCGCTTAGGCAACCGTTCAATCACTTCCTGGTACTCTGTTTCGACATCCCGAAGCCGATTTTGACAAAATGTGATCAGTTCGGTCGCTAACCGAATTTTTCCGGGTAGCTCATCGAGTGGAACCTGGTCATTTTCAATTTCATCAACCAACGTGGCAAGTTGGTCATAAGCTTCCTGATAGGTCATATATCTGGTTTTAGTAGGCAGACTAGTGCTCACTGAGGACTGAAGACTGCTTGCTTATTACGTTAATGCTACCGTCATTCATCTGTATCTGGAGGGTTTCGCCAGATTGGATGCCCGTACTTTTGGTTAAAATATGGCCGTTGCGCAGAACGAGAGCATAACCGCGCCGAAGTACATTAGACGGATCGAGATGGCGAATGGTAACTGCTTTTTCTGTCAGATCGGTGTGGCAGTCACGAAAAAAGTTATGCATAACAAATCGTAACCGCTCCGTTTCAGCGTCTAATTGTTCGCGGGCAGTTTGCAGAGCCTCACGGGCAACCAGCACCAAACGATCCCGAAGGAGCAGGCAGCTTTCTTCAAACTGCCGATTGTGTTCAATCAGAAACGCAGCTGCTTTGGTTGGCGTTTTCACGCTTTCGTGGCAGAGCAAATCAGTAATACTCACATTGCGTTCGTGGCCGATACCCGCCAGAATTGGAATGCTAAAACCGGCCACCGTTTGCCCCATCAGGTACGTATCAAATGAACCGAAATCCAGTTGTGAGCCACCACCGCGTACGATCACAACGGAATCATAGGCTATGTTGCTCGTTCGAATACGTTCCAGTTGGTCGCAAATCGCTTTTTCGGCTCCTTTTCCCTGTACCTGCGTCAGGTATTCATCGACCACGAAATCATAGCCGAACGGATTTTGCGCGAGCTCATGCCGGAAATCACGCCAGCCGTCGGAGCCGGGAGCCGCAATAAGGGCAATTCGTTGCATTACAGCCGGACGGGGCAATAACTGGTTGGCCGTAATATACTGACCCGCTTCGAGCCAGACCAGATCCGGGTGATTCAGGACAAGCGCATCCAGAACAGCCTGACGCTCTCGCTCCAGATTCCCGAGCGTATAGGAGGGGTCAATTTTAAGAATTTCAAGCCGTAAGCCATAAACCGGACTGAAACCCACCGATACAAGGAGCAATAATTGAATATTACGGGCAAAAGCTACGCCCGTAGCATTCTCGAAATCGTTGATTGTGTGGTAGTTCCGTCGCCAGATGCAGGCATCAAGTTTAGCGAGTGTTTCCCGACCCGCCGACGTGCCAGACGTATCGCGTTCAACCAGCGTCAGAAAGCAATAGCCCCGGTCAGGGTAATTTTTGATATCACTCGTCTCGGCTATGACCCATACCGGTTTCTGCCCGAAAGCGTCGTCTATAACGGCTTCGAGTGTAAAGGCTAGGTCAGAAAGACGAATGGGGTTCATAATGATTGAGTGAATGACTGAATGAATGAGTGAATAGCCAATGCGCGTTTTATTCAATCAGTCAATCAATCAGTCAGTCATTAATTTAGAGTCCTTCAAATTGTCTTAGGAATCGAACGTCGTTTTCGGTGTACAGGCGTAGGTCATTGACTACATACTTCAATTGCGTAATCCGTTCGATACCCATACCGAAAGCAAAACCAGTATATTCCTCCGGGTCGATGCCACAGTTCGCAATTACCTGAGGGTCTACCATACCAGAGCCCGCAATTTCGACCCAACCAGAGTGCTTACAGATGTTACAACCCGAACCACCACAAATCTGGCAGGAGATGTCAATTTCGGCACTTGGCTCCGTAAAAGGAAAATAAGATGGCCGGAACCGGATCTGAGTGCCGGGCTCGAACATCTCTTTCACGAAATGATAAAGCGTATCTTTTAAGTCTTTGAAACCTACATTACGGTCGATATAAATACCTTCTACCTGATGGAACATGCAGTGCGCCCGAGCCGAAATTGTTTCGTTGCGGTAAACGCGACCCGGCATGATCGATCGGATTGGTGGTTTCTGGTGCTCCATCAGCCTTATCTGCACGTTAGACGTATGAGTCCGCAGCAGCATATCGCCCGATGGGTTATTGTCTTTTTTCTCGACAAAAAACGTGTCCTGCATATCACGCGCAGGGTGATTGTCGGGGAAGTTCAGGGCACCGAAGTTATACCAGTCTGATTCGATTTCGGGACCGTCGGCCACGTTGAATCCGATCCGCTCAAAGATCTGGATAATCCGCTGTTTGACTAAACTTAATGGGTGTTGTGTGCCGGTCAGGTTCGGAACGGTTGGTAGCGTTAGATCAACGGGAGGGGCGCTATTGGCCGATGCCTGCTGTTCTTCTACCAATTGACTGAACGATTCAAATCGCTCCTGTGCAAAGTTCTTGAGGCCATTCAACTCTTGCCCGACGGCGCGTCGGTCAGTTGCCGGAATATTTTTCAGCCCTTCAAACAATTCAGTTATTACGCCTTTCCGACTGATAAACCGCATTCGAAACAGTTCTAGTTGCTCTTTCGATGCGACGCTATATTGATTAATCTCTTCGTATATGGCTTTAACGTTCTCCAGCATAAGCTACAGGTTGATCAGTCTTTTAGGGGCAAAGGTACGTAAAACCGGGCAGAGCATACGTTTTAGTTGCCTGCCTTACTCACTGATTGAGGTTTTTATTGCTTAACAGTGGGGAATTCAGGCTATAAATGTCGCTAAAATAATTCGTTAAATTTTGTTGAGTAAGCGGCAAAACCACACTGAAAAATAGTGAATTATAAAATAATATGAAGAAATTATCGTCAGCAGTGCCAAGTAGGTCTGATTGTTGTGACAATACTCAGTAGAATATGCGTTGAAACAACAGCTTTTGCCAACGTGTCGGCGTAGTAAGTACCTGAATTTCAATATTAAAATCGTAATCATCAAACCTCACTTACAGCGGCTATGAAAACATTCGCCAATGACTCAATTTTTGATCCCATGTCTATGCCGTTCCACAAAAGTGTGGAAAAAATTGCCGACTCCACTTGTTTGCAGAAATTACTCATCCCATTTTACGACCGTAAACGCACTGTTTCAGTAGACGAAATCGTACGCCTGGAGGGCTGTGGAAATTACACTAATTTTTTCCTGAAAGATGGTACCAAAATGTTAGTGTCACGCACGCTGAAAGAGTACGAAACCCTGCTCGACGGTCAGGCATTTGTTCGGGTTCATAAATCGTGCATTGTCAATCTTGGTTTCGTACGCAAATTCTTTGTGAAAAAGGAGGGAGAGCTGGAATTGACGGATGGCCAGCAGGTGAAAATTTCACGTCGCCGGGCGCAGATGTTTATGGATCGTATTCGTGATTTTCAACCTGTAGGATTGAACTGAGGCTATCAGGAGGTTATTTCCCCTATCAGTAGCCCGTATGCCTCCCATTTGCTCGACTGCGTAGTTTTACGTATTAAGTTGGGTACATTCACTTAAAGATTTTAATGTATATAAGAATAGTGGCTTGATTATCAAACGTTTGCCGATGAAAGGCAGGGGTTGGTAATCAAGCCATTTATTTTGGAACCCATACGAAGAAGGTAGTTTTGTTTCATCAATCAAGAGCCAAAACACTGAACCAAAAACATATTCGATATGGAAGCCACTATTTTCTCATCTGTTCAGCCACTCGCTATAGTTCCCCAGTTTCCAGCCTCTTATCAGCGGGGCTCACAGCGAATCGCTTTGCCTTATCTGAACCGCACCATTTTTATCTCCGTAGATGATGTTTTGTGTCTGCAGGGAGAAGGAAATTACACATTCCTGTTTACCCGGGATCGCAAAAAATACCTGGTCTCCAAAACACTGAAGGAGTTTGAAAAAACGCTGGATGGGTCGATGTTTCTTCGTATTCATAAATCATACATTGTAAACCTTGCCTACGTACAGCGCAGCGTTTTTAACAAAGAACGCCAGGTTCAACTGGCTGATGGCCGTGAGGTGGCAATCTCACGTCGTCGGATGAAAGACATTTCTTTGCAACTGACACAATTCTGGCAAAGACTGCTTAACTAAACGTAACGGCCCATTTTACTCAATTGGAGAGAACGGCCATTTACTGCATAATAATTTAGTGGGTTAATTGAAAGAACAACCGTTGCCGCGGGCTCCTGATAAGAGTGGACGGCAACGGTTCTGTTTTTTTATGCAGCATAACCCTTAAACGCAATGAAGCGAAATCGTGTGATTTCGCTTCATTGCGTTTAAGGGTTCCCGTGAGCTTAAAACAACCGGTAGGCTAGCGTAAGCTGCCATGAATTCAGACGCTGACTGAATTTCCCGGCACTGTTTTCAATCTGCGCAATATCGGACAGATTACCTTCGTACCGGACATCCAGACCAAAGGAGCCAATGTCCAGACCGCCCCCAACCTGGTAACCATAATAAGCCTGAGACCAGGCATCATTCAGGGTTCCGCTTGTGTATTGACGTACGGCATCACCTAATTTCTGATTATCGCTAACCCGGAACGAAATAATCGGGCCTGCCATTACCCGAATTGGGCCACCTTTGATCCCCAGCAAAATAGGTACATCGAAACTGGTGGTTTTAACGGTCACGTTTTCTGTAACGCCGTTGCGCACAATGTTGAACGAGCCTGCTTTCGTTGAGTACAACAGTTCAGGCTGAAGAAATAAATTTTTACCGAAACGAGTGTAAATCCCGAACGAGGTGCCCGTTTTGCTATCGAGGCTGGCACTCAGATTATCGCGGAATGTCTGTCCATCAACGCTTGCCGTTGGCGAACCGTTGGCGTTAGTGCCGGTTGTGACAAAATTGCCAAAACTGAGCCGGGACAGATTAACTCCCCCTTTAATCCCGATCTGGAAGCCGCCCTGGGCAAATGTTAGAGCCGGAAGCAGCATAAATGCCGCAAAAATCAGGTTCTTTTTCATAGCTGGTTGTAAAATAGATGAACCATTGGGTTTAACGTGAATTGAGCCGGAGCGGTATAAAAAGCCAACTTATTTCGAGTAAACGGCGTTACGTAATAGAGCAGTTACCAGTAAATAGCAGCCAGTTTTGCGGGCATCGTTACTTGGATGAATAGTCTGCTGCAACGTTTAATGAATCGTTGTTTTTTTGTTGATACTCTATTTTCTGCTCAGGGTTAACTGATAATATGGCCAAACTTAGAACCACCTATTTCTGTCAGAATTGTGGCCACCAGTCGGCCAAATGGCTGGGACGATGCCCATCGTGTGGGGAGTGGAATACCTATGTAGAAGAGGTTGTTCAGAAAGACGAACCCGACAAAGGTGGTTGGCGTAGCCCGTCTTCTGGCCCAGGAGGAGTAAAGGTTGCATCCAAGCCAAAGGCCCTTCACGCCATCAATTACGAAGAACAGCCCCGAATTGATACCATTGATGCTGAACTGAATCGGGTGTTAGGCGGAGGAATCGTACCGGGATCACTCGTGCTTATTGGCGGAGAACCGGGTATCGGAAAGTCTACCCTATTGTTGCAAATCGCGCTTAGCCTGGCCGACATGCGTGTTTTATACGTATCCGGTGAAGAGAGCGAACAACAGATAAAAATGCGGGCAGAACGGCTGGACGTTCCAGTGAGTGACTGTCATGTGATGACCGAAACCTCTACGCAGAATATTTTTCGGGTAGTCGAACATTTTGAGCCGGAAATTCTGATTATCGACTCCATTCAAACCATGCAATCGTCGCTGGTAGAATCGGGTGCAGGCAGCGTTTCGCAAGTTCGGGAGTGCACTGCCGAGTTTATGAAATACGCCAAAGAAAGCGGGGTTCCGGTGTTTATGATTGGGCATATCACAAAAGAAGGTTCACTGGCAGGGCCTAAAGTGCTGGAACACATGGTCGATACGGTGTTGACGTTCGAAGGAGATCGTCACACAACGTATAGGATTCTCCGAACCACCAAAAACCGGTTTGGTAGTACCGACGAACTGGGTATTTACGAAATGCTGGGCACGGGTCTTCGGCAGGTAACGAACCCATCCGAAATTCTGATTTCGCAACGCGATGAAGCGTTGAGTGGCGTTACGATTGGCTCAATGATGGAAGGCAATCGGCCACTTATGATCGAAACACAGGCGCTGGTAAGTGTAGCTACGTATGGAACTCCGCAACGGAGCAGCACGGGTTTTGATGCGAAGCGGTTAAATATGCTACTGGCTGTTCTGGAAAAACGCGGAGGTTTTCGATTGGGGCAACAAGATGTCTTTCTCAACATTGCCGGGGGCTTGCGCGTCGAAGATCCAGCCATTGACCTGGCCGTGTGTGCGGCTGTAGTGTCGAGTTACGAAGATATTGCCATACCTCCATCGGTTGCTTTTGCTGCCGAAATTGGCCTTGGTGGTGAGGTTCGGGCAGTGAGCCGAATAGAATCCCGCATTGCCGAGGCCGAAAAGCTGGGTTTTAAACAGATCTTTATCTCTAAATATAACATGAAAGGGCTCGATACGAAAGGCTATAAAATCAGTATTAAGCCGGTGTCGCGTCTGGATGAAGTATTTCAGGGCGTGCTGATGTGAGCACCATATTTTTTAAGACATTTCGGCGGGAAGTAAATCGTTTTCAAAACGTTTAAAGAAAACGGTTTACTTCCCGGGAATACAGTTGTTAAGGAATAGGCTATGTACTTTTTGAGAATTATTGGCCAACACCCCTACCTTACTCAAATCCGACCCTGGTATGAGCAGTCTTTCCCGGTGGAGGAAAGGCGTAGTTTTGACCAACTGCTTCAGATTCTCAATTGCCCCGATATGCACGTCGTTGCGCTGGTCGACGATGAGCATCCCGTTGGATTTATTATCTATTGGCAGTGGGAAAGTCTGGTCTATATCGAACATTTTGCCATTGATCCTGACAGGCGTGGGCAGCAACTCGGCCAAAAAGCGTTACAACTTCTCCTGAAACAGGATGCTTCCTATGTTGTCCTTGAAGTAGAATTGCCCACCGATGACATGAGCAGGCGGAGAATCCAGTTTTACGAACGACAGGGATTTTCTGTGAATGCCTTCGATTACAGACAACCGCCTTATCGATTGGGCGGAACTGAAATTCCGATGAAACTAATGTCGCAGCCTGCTATTCCTGATCAGGAAACATGTAGCCACCTGAGTCAACAGCTCAGAGACAAGGTTTACGAACGCTTCTATTAAGCATTAAAAGCCCATGGGTTGAGCACTCGTCCGAATGGCGCCACCTACTTGCAGAATGGCAAAGAAATGGTGCGCTTCGTGGAGCAGAAAAAACTCGGTCCATCCTTCCAGCGTCATTGGTCCATAGGCTGGATGCAAACCAATACGAGTGAGATTTTCTTCCCGCAGAATGCTCAGAAAGGCATTTAATGTGGCTCGCTCACCCCGCATCCGCTCGATCAGTTCTACAAACGAAAGCTGAGTCCAACCTGAAAAACCGGGATCCTCGTCGGCTACATACCGACTAAATGATGGAACTTCCTGTTCGTTAATTTGCTGAATCCGATCCGTAAAGATTTCCTGATAACGACCCAGATGAGCCAGATTCTCAAAAATTGACCATTTGCCAGACGGGGGCCGTTGCCGGATTTGCTCTTCAGTCAGGCCCAGTAACAAATGATCCAGTGCATCGGGTTGGCTGGCTAATCGGGTAAGAAGTGATTGTTTCATGCCCTAATGATAAAGCAATCATTAAAAACAACCAAATGACCCATCCGGAGCAAACTATTTTTTGTGCCTATAGTTGAGTAAGCTAATAGAGTAAGATATTTTAACTCAACAAGCCATTTTTAACGTTATGAGCTACATTAAAGCAGGAACGGATGCGTCCGGTAATGACATTAAACTTTTCTATCAGGATCTGGGTGGTAGCAATGTTCGTTCAACCGTTGTATTGATTCATGGATGGCCGCTAAGCCACGAAATGTGGGATTATCAATTGGCCGAATTGCCTGCTCACGGTCTTCGTGTTATTGCCTACGATCGACGAGGTTTTGGCAAATCCACGCAAACCTGGGACGGCTATGATTATGATACCCTTGCCGATGACCTGAAGGCAGTGCTTGATACCCTCGATCTGCAAAACGTTACGCTGGTTGGTTTTTCAATGGGGGGAGGTGAGGTGGCCCGGTATATGAGCCGTCATGGGGGAGCTCGTGTGTCAAAAGTAGCGTTTATCAGCTCTGTAACGCCTTATCTACTCAAAACAGACGATAATCCGGATGGGGTAGATCAACGTGTATTTGACGAAATCACGGAAAATATTCAGAAAGATCGTGCCGATTTCCTACAAACGTTTGGGAAGCAGTTTTACGGTGTAAATCTGATCAGTAAACCAGTCAGCCAGGCTCATCTGGATGGTGATTTTGCGCGGGCTTATGTTGCTTCGCACAAAGCTACGCTCGATTGTGCCAATTCATTTGCGACAACGGATTTTCGGAATGACCTGACTCAGATTCACGTGCCAACCCTGATCATTCATGGCGATGCAGACAAAACAGTACCGATCGAATCGTCGGGAGAATTAACCGCGAATGCTTTGCCAAACGCTCATTATATCATTTATGACGAGGCTCCTCACGGACTATTCGTAACGGAAAAAGATCGTCTGAATGATGATTTGCTGGCATTTATTCAGGAAGGCGTCACAGTCCGCGAATCAGTAGGGACAACGACACTCTATTAACTTAATAAAGTGTAGATGATGCTAGTGCTGGGCCAATTTAAACCTATAAGGTTTCAAAAACCTTATAGGTTTAAATTGGCCACATTCATGATTATTACGTATAAAATATAAATTGGAAGAGTACTGGTAGTAAAGAATCGGGTGTGTACTGATAAGTATGCACCTAATTCTTTTTTGAGGGTTTTTTCACATTTGGTCGATCCATCTGCTAAACGGGAAATCGCTGCAATCGTAAAGAACTATCTCGTTCAATAAGTTTAGTCTCCAGATCGCTCCTTGCTTATTTGGGAGCTAAAGCAGAGCCATTTTCCTTTTCTATACTAAGTGGAAGGC
This window harbors:
- a CDS encoding OmpA family protein produces the protein MNLFATLNEVLNSDVLTRIASYVDEPTEKTNKAVNGLVYTIVGGLMKRTTTEIGVNQLFNHIQKGRYDGTLTDNLATVLRDPSQTNALITQGDEVISHLLPAMKSSIGSMISGYAGIRNSSAISLLGLTSTIVLHVLGKQVKDRKLDADGLAASLFTEREAFVNAVPEEFMPRLVEKVGLQQVVSGLATPARRNVTEGPGRSVSNGSGSTARSTATVNRPSVSYDPVDESDTDNGALTKWGMGALLAVALGIGGYYVFQNTKNHSATSEEASDVTTITSDTIQADTVTRSLAVPIDTTAKPKPKVTPPTAATAVSPAQPGALAGNLTQLMTPYLGNAALPKGKIFPLAGVSFYPGSLSLTAGSQATIGELATLLKTYPQLQIQLVGYANDAQLGTGTTNKSLSFKRVNQIKQQLMSSGIDFVRIDAIGRGTGVPKNDTSGIVRPALRKIDVKVVVK
- a CDS encoding alpha/beta fold hydrolase — translated: MSYIKAGTDASGNDIKLFYQDLGGSNVRSTVVLIHGWPLSHEMWDYQLAELPAHGLRVIAYDRRGFGKSTQTWDGYDYDTLADDLKAVLDTLDLQNVTLVGFSMGGGEVARYMSRHGGARVSKVAFISSVTPYLLKTDDNPDGVDQRVFDEITENIQKDRADFLQTFGKQFYGVNLISKPVSQAHLDGDFARAYVASHKATLDCANSFATTDFRNDLTQIHVPTLIIHGDADKTVPIESSGELTANALPNAHYIIYDEAPHGLFVTEKDRLNDDLLAFIQEGVTVRESVGTTTLY
- the xseB gene encoding exodeoxyribonuclease VII small subunit produces the protein MTYQEAYDQLATLVDEIENDQVPLDELPGKIRLATELITFCQNRLRDVETEYQEVIERLPKR
- the pheS gene encoding phenylalanine--tRNA ligase subunit alpha, yielding MLENVKAIYEEINQYSVASKEQLELFRMRFISRKGVITELFEGLKNIPATDRRAVGQELNGLKNFAQERFESFSQLVEEQQASANSAPPVDLTLPTVPNLTGTQHPLSLVKQRIIQIFERIGFNVADGPEIESDWYNFGALNFPDNHPARDMQDTFFVEKKDNNPSGDMLLRTHTSNVQIRLMEHQKPPIRSIMPGRVYRNETISARAHCMFHQVEGIYIDRNVGFKDLKDTLYHFVKEMFEPGTQIRFRPSYFPFTEPSAEIDISCQICGGSGCNICKHSGWVEIAGSGMVDPQVIANCGIDPEEYTGFAFGMGIERITQLKYVVNDLRLYTENDVRFLRQFEGL
- a CDS encoding LytR/AlgR family response regulator transcription factor; the protein is MKTFANDSIFDPMSMPFHKSVEKIADSTCLQKLLIPFYDRKRTVSVDEIVRLEGCGNYTNFFLKDGTKMLVSRTLKEYETLLDGQAFVRVHKSCIVNLGFVRKFFVKKEGELELTDGQQVKISRRRAQMFMDRIRDFQPVGLN
- a CDS encoding porin family protein is translated as MKKNLIFAAFMLLPALTFAQGGFQIGIKGGVNLSRLSFGNFVTTGTNANGSPTASVDGQTFRDNLSASLDSKTGTSFGIYTRFGKNLFLQPELLYSTKAGSFNIVRNGVTENVTVKTTSFDVPILLGIKGGPIRVMAGPIISFRVSDNQKLGDAVRQYTSGTLNDAWSQAYYGYQVGGGLDIGSFGLDVRYEGNLSDIAQIENSAGKFSQRLNSWQLTLAYRLF
- a CDS encoding DinB family protein translates to MKQSLLTRLASQPDALDHLLLGLTEEQIRQRPPSGKWSIFENLAHLGRYQEIFTDRIQQINEQEVPSFSRYVADEDPGFSGWTQLSFVELIERMRGERATLNAFLSILREENLTRIGLHPAYGPMTLEGWTEFFLLHEAHHFFAILQVGGAIRTSAQPMGF
- a CDS encoding LytR/AlgR family response regulator transcription factor is translated as MEATIFSSVQPLAIVPQFPASYQRGSQRIALPYLNRTIFISVDDVLCLQGEGNYTFLFTRDRKKYLVSKTLKEFEKTLDGSMFLRIHKSYIVNLAYVQRSVFNKERQVQLADGREVAISRRRMKDISLQLTQFWQRLLN
- the radA gene encoding DNA repair protein RadA gives rise to the protein MAKLRTTYFCQNCGHQSAKWLGRCPSCGEWNTYVEEVVQKDEPDKGGWRSPSSGPGGVKVASKPKALHAINYEEQPRIDTIDAELNRVLGGGIVPGSLVLIGGEPGIGKSTLLLQIALSLADMRVLYVSGEESEQQIKMRAERLDVPVSDCHVMTETSTQNIFRVVEHFEPEILIIDSIQTMQSSLVESGAGSVSQVRECTAEFMKYAKESGVPVFMIGHITKEGSLAGPKVLEHMVDTVLTFEGDRHTTYRILRTTKNRFGSTDELGIYEMLGTGLRQVTNPSEILISQRDEALSGVTIGSMMEGNRPLMIETQALVSVATYGTPQRSSTGFDAKRLNMLLAVLEKRGGFRLGQQDVFLNIAGGLRVEDPAIDLAVCAAVVSSYEDIAIPPSVAFAAEIGLGGEVRAVSRIESRIAEAEKLGFKQIFISKYNMKGLDTKGYKISIKPVSRLDEVFQGVLM
- a CDS encoding GNAT family N-acetyltransferase, which produces MYFLRIIGQHPYLTQIRPWYEQSFPVEERRSFDQLLQILNCPDMHVVALVDDEHPVGFIIYWQWESLVYIEHFAIDPDRRGQQLGQKALQLLLKQDASYVVLEVELPTDDMSRRRIQFYERQGFSVNAFDYRQPPYRLGGTEIPMKLMSQPAIPDQETCSHLSQQLRDKVYERFY
- a CDS encoding exodeoxyribonuclease VII large subunit, producing the protein MNPIRLSDLAFTLEAVIDDAFGQKPVWVIAETSDIKNYPDRGYCFLTLVERDTSGTSAGRETLAKLDACIWRRNYHTINDFENATGVAFARNIQLLLLVSVGFSPVYGLRLEILKIDPSYTLGNLERERQAVLDALVLNHPDLVWLEAGQYITANQLLPRPAVMQRIALIAAPGSDGWRDFRHELAQNPFGYDFVVDEYLTQVQGKGAEKAICDQLERIRTSNIAYDSVVIVRGGGSQLDFGSFDTYLMGQTVAGFSIPILAGIGHERNVSITDLLCHESVKTPTKAAAFLIEHNRQFEESCLLLRDRLVLVAREALQTAREQLDAETERLRFVMHNFFRDCHTDLTEKAVTIRHLDPSNVLRRGYALVLRNGHILTKSTGIQSGETLQIQMNDGSINVISKQSSVLSEH